In Erigeron canadensis isolate Cc75 chromosome 6, C_canadensis_v1, whole genome shotgun sequence, the following are encoded in one genomic region:
- the LOC122605709 gene encoding BRCA1-associated RING domain protein 1-like, translating into MADSNCSDPNRRRKNQVKYTSPKKRGEIGRYVGNLESNSRRASGAKSFEAKRQKKTDDRSHDTNDLASGDVATASGNSDTTFEKKKSCKNPSVILSKLDLKMSPCAFCRSSEKTEASGPMLAYAQGKEVAGNVANFSKVIHVHERCRNWTPRIFFKDGLIQNLESEVRRANRLKCSRCTKNGAGLGCYMETCTKTYHVPCALDICRWDSDDYLILCPIHTSCKFPTEVISKPRKQRIKSKKSNKNLSSRTTLLDAGNDLVFCGSDLSSDEKLSLVELASSNGAVVSKYWRDNVTHVIAATDSNGACIRTLKVLMAILNGKWIVNMQWVNACREAGHPVKEEPYEVQLDNYGCSGGPKAGRLRLKNNVPKLFNNMKFYFVGDFVEAYKSDFTILITTAGGIVSKTKEQLLSSLSYASTGVKVNQVTLVIYNADTSDCSLFQDKETTKSQRLASAQDIAQEYAAHVVAHTWILESVAACSLLPFTSRA; encoded by the exons ATGGCAGATAGCAATTGCAGTGATCCAAACAGAAGGCGTAAG AATCAAGTAAAATATACTTCGCCAAAGAAACGTGGTGAAATTGGTCGCTATGTGGGAAATCTGGAGTCAAATAGTAGAAGGGCATCTGGAGCTAAAAGTTTTGAAGCCAAAAGGCAAAAGAAAACTGATGATCGATCACATGATACCAATGATTTGGCCTCCGGAGATGTAGCTACCGCCAGCGGTAATTCTGATAccacttttgaaaaaaaaaaatcttgtaagAACCCATCTGTCATTTTGAGCAAGTTGGATTTGAAAATGAGTCCATGTGCCTTTTGCCGTTCTTCGGAGAAGACTGAG GCAAGTGGACCAATGTTAGCATATGCCCAAGGGAAGGAAGTGGCGGGCAATGTGGCCAACTTCTCCAAGGTTATACATGTTCATGAAAGGTGTCGTAACTG gACTCCTCGAATTTTTTTCAAGGATGGACTTATCCAGAACTTAGAATCAGAAGTGAGAAGGGCTAACAGGCTAAAATGTAGCCGGTGTACTAAAAACGGAGCTGGTCTTGGTTGCTACATGGAAACTTGCACAAAAACATACCATGTGCCATGTGCATTGGACATTTGCAGATGGGATAGT GATGACTATTTGATACTGTGTCCAATCCATACATCGTGCAAATTTCCAACAGAAGTAATTTCAAAACCCCGGAAGCAACGCATTAAGAGCAA aaaatctAATAAGAATTTGAGTTCCCGCACAACATTGTTGGATGCTGGCAACGATTTGGTGTTTTGTGGTTCAGATCTTTCCTCAGATGAGAAG TTATCTCTTGTTGAACTTGCAAGTAGTAATGGGGCAGTAGTATCAAAGTACTGGAGAGATAATGTCACCCATGTCATTGCTGCTACAGATTCAAATGGTGCTTGCATAAGAACATTGAAAGTTCTGATGGCCATTTTGAATGGCAAATGGATTGTTAATATGCAAT GGGTAAATGCTTGCAGGGAAGCAGGACATCCTGTGAAAGAAGAACCGTATGAAGTTCAGCTAGATAACTATGGCTGTTCTGGCGGTCCCAAAGCAGGGAGGCTAAGACTCAAAAATAAT GTTCCAAAACTTTTCAACAACATGAAGTTTTACTTTGTAGGAGATTTTGTAGAAGCTTATAAGTCTGATTTTACAATTTTGATTACAACTGCTGGGGGCATAGTTAGCAAGACCAAGGAGCAACTACTGTCATCACTTAGTTATGCATCTACAGGTGTGAAAGTGAATCAAGTAACTTTGGTCATTTACAATGCTGACACTTCAGATTGTTCTTTGTTTCAAGACAAAGAAACCACTAAATCTCAAAGATTAGCTTCAGCACAGGATATAGCTCAAGAATATGCGGCTCATGTCGTTGCGCATACTTGGATTTTAGAATCAGTTGCTGCTTGTAGTTTACTGCCTTTTACATCAAGGGCCTGA
- the LOC122603697 gene encoding alpha-mannosidase 2 — MPFSTSNIRRGSWTPRSLLPFSSSTSPKPNPKHPTRKSRKPTTNFILNNFLIIGLISSILFFLLIVYTYGIPKPISFSSSSSPSRLTRSRKPAYRKPAFSKNRTSSLGGVVDLTTKDLYDKIEFKDVAGGPWTQGWRVSYKGNEWDDEKLKIFVVPHSHNDPGWKLTVEEYYDRQSRHILDTIVDTLTKDERRKFIWEEMSYLERWWRDASDVKRESLIKLLQNGQLEIVGGGWVMNDEANSHYFAIIEQMMEGNMWLNETMGVIPKNSWAIDPFGYSSTMAYLLRRMGFENMLIQRTHYELKKELALHKNLEYVWRQSWDSDETTDIFVHMMPFYSYDVPHTCGPEPAVCCQFDFARMYGFMYERCPWGQHPEETTQENVKDRALKLLDQYKKKSTLYRTNTLLIPLGDDFRYISIDEAEAQFRNYQMLFDYMNSNPELNTEAKFGTLEDYFRTLREESERVNYSRPGEFGSGQIGGFPSLSGDFFTYADRQQDYWSGYYVSRPFFKSVDRVLEQTLRATEMTMVFLLGYCQRAQCEKLPTSFTHKLTAARRNLALFQHHDGVTGTAKDHVVQDYGMRMHTSLQDLQIFMSKAIEVLLGIHHDKNDQNPSQFEPAQVRSKYDAQPVHHPVSANQGTVQSVVLFNSLEQTRNEIVMFIVERPDVTILDSNWTCVKSQISPELQHNKMKLFTGRHRVFWKASVPAMGLQTYYIANGFVGCEKAKPAKLKIISTASTLSCLAPYSCSKVEGDSVQIRNWHHALTFSATYGLLQKVTQTKGGSQNVIDEELAMYNSPESGAYLFKPGGDATPITQSGSDMVISEGFLMQEVFTMPKTGWTKTPVSHSTRMYNCEGSMQELLIEKEYHVELIGGEFNDQELVVRYKTDIDNKRIFYSDLNGFQMSRRETYDKIPLQGNYYPMPSLAFIQESKGQRFSVHTRQSLGVASPKNGQFEIMLDRRLSRDDGRGLGQGVTDNRPMNVVFHLTFESNISSVHDPITHSGTISPSLFSHRVGAHLNHPLHAYIAKKPQEISVQPPPRSFSPLTAPLPCDLHIVSLKIPRPLKYTQQNAEEPRSVLIFQRRHWDSSYCRKGKSDCSRIDDKPLNLLNMFQGLDVLNAKATSLNLMHDDTELLGYSEQSADVSQGRVLISPMELQAYKFNLRPVSS, encoded by the exons ATGCCTTTCTCAACATCCAACATCCGCCGTGGCAGCTGGACACCACGCTCCCTCCTCCCTTTCTCCTCCTCCACCTCCCCTAAACCCAACCCCAAACACCCCACCCGCAAATCACGCAAACCCACAACAAACTTCATCCTCAACAACTTCCTCATAATCGGCCTCATTTCATCAATTCTCTTCTTCCTTTTAATCGTCTACACTTACGGCATCCCCAAacccatttctttttcttcttcttcttcccctTCTCGTTTAACCAGATCACGAAAACCGGCCTATCGAAAACCCGCTTTTTCGAAAAACAGGACTAGTAGTTTAGGTGGTGTTGTGGATTTGACTACGAAAGATTTGTATGATAAGATTGAGTTTAAGGATGTTGCTGGTGGGCCATGGACTCAAGGTTGGAGGGTTTCGTATAAAGGGAATGAATGGGATGATGAAAAGTTGAAGATTTTCGTTGTTCCGCATTCGCATAATGATCCCGGTTGGAAACTTACTGTTGAGGAGTATTATGATAGACAAAGTAGACATATTTTGGATACTATTGTTGATACTCTTACTAAG GATGAAAGGAGGAAGTTTATATGGGAAGAGATGTCTTACTTGGAAAGATGGTGGAGGGATGCATCGGATGTTAAAAGGGAGTCGTTGATTAAGTTATTGCAGAATGGGCAGTTGGagattgttggtggtggttggGTAATGAATGATGAG GCCAATTCACATTACTTTGCGATCATTGAACAG ATGATGGAGGGAAATATGTGGTTAAATGAAACTATGGGTGTGATCCCAAAAAACTCATGGGCAATAGATCCATTTGGCTATTCGTCAACCATGGCATATCTTCTTAGGCGTATGGGTTTTGAAAACATGCTTATACAGAGGACTCATTATGAACTGAAAAAAGAGTTGGCTTTACATAAGAATTTGGAATATGTTTGGAGACAAAGCTGGGATTCTGATGAAACAACTGATATTTTTGTTCACATGATGCCATTTTATTCTTATGATGTTCCACATACGTGTGGGCCCGAGCCTGCAGTATGTTGCCAGTTTGACTTTGCCAGAATGTATGGATTTATGTATGAGCGGTGCCCTTGGGGACAGCATCCAGAAGAGACAACACAAGAAAACGTAAAGGACAGAGCTCTTAAACTTCTGGATCAGTACAAGAAGAAGTCGACCCTTTACCGGACCAATACACTTCTTATCCCTCTTGGAGATGATTTCCGTTACATCAGCATCGATGAAGCAGAAGCTCAGTTTAGAAACTATCAAATGTTATTTGATTATATGAATTCGAATCCAGAGTTAAATACAGAGGCGAAATTTGGCACATTAGAGGATTATTTCCGAACTTTAAGAGAAGAATCTGAAAGAGTTAATTATTCACGTCCTGGTGAATTCGGGTCAGGTCAGATTGGCGGGTTTCCTTCGTTGTCGGGTGACTTCTTTACTTATGCCGATAGACAACAGGATTACTGGAGCGGGTATTATGTTTCACGGCCTTTTTTCAAATCCGTTGACCGTGTACTAGAGCAAACCCTACGGGCCACAGAAATGACAATGGTCTTCTTGCTAGGGTACTGCCAGAGAGCCCAATGCGAAAAGCTGCCTACAAGTTTCACCCATAAGTTAACAGCTGCAAGAAGGAACTTGGCTCTTTTTCAGCACCATGATGGTGTGACCGGCACAGCTAAAGATCATGTGGTTCAAGACTACGGAATGCGTATGCATACTTCTTTACAAGACCTGCAAATTTTTATGTCCAAAGCTATTGAGGTACTGCTAGGTATCCATCATGATAAAAATGATCAGAACCCATCACAGTTTGAGCCAGCACAGGTACGATCTAAATATGATGCGCAACCAGTGCACCATCCGGTTAGTGCCAATCAGGGAACCGTGCAATCAGTGGTCTTATTTAATTCTCTTGAGCAAACAAGAAACGAGATTGTGATGTTCATAGTCGAGAGGCCTGATGTAACTATTCTAGACTCTAACTGGACATGTGTTAAAAGCCAAATTTCTCCCGAATTGCAGCATAACAAAATGAAGCTGTTCACTGGAAGACATAGAGTATTCTGGAAAGCTTCAGTTCCTGCCATGGGTTTGCAGACATATTATATTGCTAATGGTTTTGTGGGATGCGAGAAGGCCAAACCAGCCAAGTTGAAAATTATCTCAACTGCTAGCACCTTATCATGTCTTGCTCCATATAGTTGCTCAAAAGTGGAAGGTGATTCAGTCCAGATCAGAAATTGGCATCATGCTCTTACCTTTAGTGCCACATATGGTTTATTGCAGAAGGTGACTCAAACAAAAGGTGGGTCTCAAAATGTTATCGATGAAGAGTTGGCTATGTACAATAGTCCTGAAAGCGGGGCCTACCTTTTTAAGCCAGGTGGCGATGCAACACCAATCACCCAATCTGGCAGTGATATGGTAATTTCTGAGGGATTTCTGATGCAGGAAGTCTTCACCATGCCAAAAACAGGCTGGACCAAAACACCCGTTTCTCACAGCACACGCATGTACAACTGTGAGGGCTCAATGCAGGAGCTTTTGATTGAGAAAGAGTATCATGTGGAGCTTATCGGGGGTGAATTCAATGATCAAGAATTGGTTGTTAGATATAAGACGGATATAGATAACAAGAGGATTTTTTATTCGGATTTGAACGGCTTTCAGATGAGTCGTAGAGAAACGTATGATAAGATTCCTCTACAGGGAAATTACTACCCGATGCCATCGCTTGCCTTCATCCAAGAGTCTAAAGGGCAGCGATTTTCTGTACACACCAGGCAGTCATTGGGTGTCGCTAGCCCTAAAAATGGACAGTTTGAGATCATGCTTGATCGTCGGTTGTCACGAGATGACGGTCGTGGTCTTGGCCAAGGAGTAACAGATAACCGTCCAATGAACGTAGTTTTCCATCTCACTTTtgaatcaaacatatcatcagTTCATGATCCCATTACACACTCTGGGACCATAAGTCCATCTCTTTTCTCTCATCGTGTTGGAGCCCACTTGAACCATCCATTGCATGCATATATTGCTAAAAAACCACAAGAAATATCGGTTCAACCTCCCCCGAGGTCTTTCTCGCCCTTAACAGCTCCATTGCCCTGTGATTTGCACATTGTAAGCCTTAAGATCCCAAGACCGTTAAAATACACACAGCAGAATGCTGAAGAACCTCGGTCTGTTTTAATTTTCCAGAGAAGGCACTGGGATTCATCGTACTGTCGAAAAGGAAAGTCAGATTGTTCAAGGATAGATGACAAACCATTGAATCTGTTGAACATGTTTCAAGGTCTTGATGTTTTAAATGCAAAAGCTACTTCACTAAACCTTATGCATGATGATACAGAGCTGCTTGGATACAGTGAGCAGTCTGCAGATGTTTCTCAAGGACGGGTCCTTATATCCCCTATGGAACTGCAGGCTTACAAGTTCAATTTACGGCCTGTTTCCAGTTAG
- the LOC122603988 gene encoding cyclin-B1-2-like → MEVGGKKMEHEIGGLKNDALRFGLQGVKSDIVGSHPLESAFQSAVVREEQMKRKILANTYGSAFPLRQELDRKILSRFQRPPGLIPSSMLGLESLTGALEDFGVEDYLQGVHDTETMRAPDMHHGMEVRVGLSKGPVHPSFM, encoded by the exons ATGGAAGTAGGAGGAAAGAAAATGGAACACGAGATCGGAGGGCTAAAAAACGATGCACTTCGTTTCGGACTGCAAGGCGTCAAGAGTGACATCGTTGGATCTCATCCTCTTGAGTCCGCCTTCCAATCG gCGGTTGTGAGAGAAGAGCAGATGAAAAGGAAAATCCTTGCAAACACATATGGTTCAGCTTTCCCTTTACGCCAGGAGCTTGACCGAAAAATACTTTctag ATTTCAAAGGCCTCCAGGGCTTATCCCATCCTCCATGCTTGGATTAGAATCTTTGACAGGAGCTTTGGAAGATTTTGGAGTTGAAGATTACCTCCAAG GAGTTCATGACACTGAAACAATGCGGGCACCAGACATGCATCATGGAATGGAAGTTCGTGTTGGGCTCTCAAAAGGACCAGTTCATCCCAGTTTCATGTGA